The DNA window TACCACTTTTGCGCTCTGATCATCAGTGCGAACAGTGTAATCCGCCACTTCTTCGTATAGAGGGTTACGTTCTTCAGCTAATTGTTCCAATACTTCACGAGGGCTATCCGTCTGAAGTAGAGGACGCTTCTTGTCACGGTTTGTACGCGCAAGTTGCTTTTCAATTGTCGTTTCTAAGTAGACAACAACACCGCGAGCAGAAAGGCGGTTACGGTTTTCTTTGCTCTTTACAGAGCCACCACCAGTTGCAAGCACGATACCTTGCTCTTGTGTCAGGTCTTCAAGCACCGCTTCTTCACGCTTGCGGAAGCCCTCTTCACCTTCTACATCAAAAACCCAAGAGATGTCTGC is part of the Vibrio sp. B1FLJ16 genome and encodes:
- the aroK gene encoding shikimate kinase AroK, whose protein sequence is MAEKRNIFLVGPMGAGKSTIGRHLAQQLHMEFVDSDTVIEERTGADISWVFDVEGEEGFRKREEAVLEDLTQEQGIVLATGGGSVKSKENRNRLSARGVVVYLETTIEKQLARTNRDKKRPLLQTDSPREVLEQLAEERNPLYEEVADYTVRTDDQSAKVVANQIVKMLEER